CGTTTATTTTAGGGAATTTCTTTTCTAATATATTTATAATATCTCTAGCTTTCATAATTCAACCTTTTCATCCACAGTTGATAATTTAAACATAGCTCCTTTTAAAATTTTATCTAAATTATCATCATCTATTTTGGTGATGTCTACTATTTGTGAAAAAGATTTTTTCTTATGTCCATCAAGACCATAATATAATGTAAGAACTTTAATTTCTCTTTCACTCAATCTATATTTTAAATTTAGATAATCAAATAAAGTTTCAACCTTTTTTTCTAATTGTTTCATTTCTTCTATATGTTTTTCTTTATTTTCTTTTTCAAGCCTTTTTAATTCTTCAGACTTGTTTCTATCTTTTAAAGAAACTTTTAAATGGTTATCTTTGTGAATCTCATGTTTAGCATAATCTTTAAAAGCTGATTTTCTATAATTAGCATAATTATCTATATAGTTAAACATTTCTCTTGCTATATAATAGTCTTTATATAATTTAAAATCTTTATCATCTTCAAAGAGTTCATGAGCTTTTATTAATCCAATAATACCCTCTTGTGTTAAATCTTCATAAGGTATTCCATCTCTTAACATATAAAGACCTATTTCATAAACCTTTTTTAAATTTTTTTCAACTCTTGTTCCACAGCAATCTTCTATTCCACATTCAACTTCACAAGTACAAACATCATCTTTTAAACTTTCAAGAGTTTCAGCTATAAGAAAATCTATATACTCATAATCTATTTCTTCATCTGTTAGCTTCCTATCTTCTGAAAGTGGTTCTAATTCTAATTTTTCTGAAATTTCAACTACAAGTCTTTTAAACTCTTCATCATCTATATTATTTTTAAGTAAATATTTCTCAAGACTTAAAAGCTTCAAAATATTACCTCCTAACTAATCTACTTTAAAATCTTCAAGTTTTTTCTTCCTACTAGGGTGTCTTAATTTTCTAAGTGCTTTAACTTCAATTTGTCTAATTCTTTCTCTAGTGACATTGAATATCTTTCCAACTTCTTCTAATGTCTTTGGTGAACTATCATCAAGTCCATACCTATATCTTAAGACTTTTTCTTCTCTTGGACTCAATGTTTTTAAAACAGAATCCAATTCTTCTCTTAAAATTGCTCTATTTGTAGCTTCATAAGGACTTGTTGTCTTTTGATCTTCAACAAAATCCCCCAATTCACTATCCTCTTCACTTCCAACAGGAGTTTCAAGAGATATAGGTTCTTGATTCATTTCTTGAATTGCTTTTATCTTATCAACTTCCATTCCAAGTCTTTCAGCTAATATTTCAGGAGAAGCATCCTTTCCTGTTTCTTGTAGATATATTCTTGATTCTTTTTTTATTTTATTTATTGTTTCTATCATATGAACAGGTATTCTTATTGTTCTTCCTTGGTCAGCTATTGCTCTAGTAATAGCTTGTCTTATCCACCAAGTGGCATAAGTTGAAAATTTATATCCTTTTGTATATTCAAATTTTTCAAC
This genomic window from Fusobacterium simiae contains:
- a CDS encoding sigma-70 family RNA polymerase sigma factor, with the protein product MKLLSLEKYLLKNNIDDEEFKRLVVEISEKLELEPLSEDRKLTDEEIDYEYIDFLIAETLESLKDDVCTCEVECGIEDCCGTRVEKNLKKVYEIGLYMLRDGIPYEDLTQEGIIGLIKAHELFEDDKDFKLYKDYYIAREMFNYIDNYANYRKSAFKDYAKHEIHKDNHLKVSLKDRNKSEELKRLEKENKEKHIEEMKQLEKKVETLFDYLNLKYRLSEREIKVLTLYYGLDGHKKKSFSQIVDITKIDDDNLDKILKGAMFKLSTVDEKVEL